A genomic stretch from Malus domestica chromosome 15, GDT2T_hap1 includes:
- the LOC103400712 gene encoding protein phosphatase 2C 56-like translates to MDSTEVEQLERVNSLPYVELASTSSSVSLSSVLTSEDNRSATSSGEVSRTTTSSSGEIPALLVPSLVDPALSTAEEVRVAVARPKCVGRNNKGVTWGFTSVIGRRREMEDAVAVIPSFMSRSCDHVGGCTAPGSRSSSEISPVHFFGVYDGHGGNQVAKFCAERMHEVIAQEWDRETIDGYEWQRRWEAAFSIGFERADNELMAESVAPEMVGSTAVVTVLSGCQIITSNCGDSRALLCRGTETIPLTVDQKPDREDELERIEGEGGKVINWNGARVFGVLAMSRAIGDRYLRPWIIPVPEVTFMTRTDEDECLILASDGLWDVMTNEEVGEVARHHLRRRRRSISTLDDVSPAQVVADHLTEIAYGRNSSDNISIVVVDLKTKRKRQQRL, encoded by the exons ATGGACTCCACAGAGGTCGAGCAACTCGAGCGAGTCAACTCACTCCCCTACGTTGAACTGGCATCGACGAGCTCGAGCGTGAGCCTGTCCTCGGTACTCACCTCCGAGGACAACAGAAGCGCGACGAGCTCCGGCGAGGTCTCGCGGACGACGACGAGCAGCTCTGGCGAGATTCCGGCGCTGCTGGTCCCAAGTCTGGTCGACCCAGCGCTCTCGACCGCCGAAGAAGTGAGAGTAGCGGTTGCGCGGCCCAAGTGCGTGGGGAGGAACAACAAGGGAGTGACCTGGGGTTTCACTTCGGTGATTGGGAGGAGGCGAGAGATGGAGGACGCCGTCGCTGTGATTCCGAGCTTCATGTCTCGCTCGTGCGATCACGTGGGCGGTTGTACGGCTCCCGGTTCCAGATCCTCCTCCGAGATCTCACCCGTTCATTTCTTCGGCGTCTACGACGGCCATGGCGGCAATCAG GTGGCTAAATTTTGCGCTGAGAGAATGCATGAAGTGATTGCACAGGAGTGGGATCGAGAAACGATTGACGGCTATGAATGGCAAAGGAGGTGGGAAGCGGCCTTCTCGATTGGTTTTGAGAGAGCTGACAATGAGCTCATGGCAGAGTCAGTTGCGCCGGAGATGGTTGGATCAACTGCAGTTGTTACGGTTCTATCTGGTTGCCAGATTATCACATCTAATTGTGGTGACTCTAGGGCTCTTCTTTGCCGAGGGACCGAAACAATCCCCTTAACTGTTGATCAGAAG CCGGATAGAGAAGACGAACTCGAGAGGATTGAAGGAGAGGGAGGGAAAGTCATAAACTGGAATGGTGCTAGGGTGTTTGGAGTTCTTGCCATGTCCAGAGCTATAG GTGATAGGTATCTGAGGCCTTGGATAATTCCAGTTCCTGAGGTGACATTCATGACGCGGACTGACGAGGATGAGTGCTTGATTCTAGCAAGTGATGGGCTTTGGGATGTCATGACTAATGAAGAAGTTGGAGAGGTGGCTCGTCATCATTTAAGAAGGCGGCGAAGGTCAATCTCCACGCTTGACGATGTTTCTCCAGCACAAGTTGTTGCCGATCATCTCACTGAAATAGCATATGGAAGAAATAGTTCAGACAACATATCCATTGTCGTCGTTGAtctgaaaacaaaaagaaaacgcCAGCAAAGGCTATGA